The segment CAATGAGAATTCCACTTCAAATGTTTTTATACACctagaaaagagaaacagagaggtTTGTAAATGCAACTGATAATGTGTGAGCTATCAGATACTAGTCTCAGTGTTATTTCAACAAGAAggacaaaaataagaaatgttgAAAGTTGATTTATTCCTACCAAATGTAGGATGGCATGAATTGCCACCATGTAGAGGCAATTTAGTGATTGTTCTTAGGAAGAACCAGGACTCCAACATCCCCCAGAAAAACATCTAGACTGACTTGCTGTTTTTGGGTACATGCAGCACTACAAAATGTCATGCATCTTTCACTCAGACATCAGCGTTATCAAGAATGAAGAATCTAGAGAGACTGGCTTGAAAAGGAGCTAAGTCACTGCTTCCTGAGGCAATCTGGCTGCACGCTGGATCATCTTTCAGAGCTCACCTAGAGAGGATTTCCAGTCAAGTCCAGCTTGCTGAAGCAAGCAACTGGAGGTTTCCTCTTCCAGTTCACATCCCTTACAGAGATGTGAAAGATCCCACTTAGACATCTGCTGATAACACAACTTTTACCATGAATCTTCCTGTCTGCTATGCTGAACAGAATTCCCTCAGAAATGCCACTGAAGGCTGGCGAGCAACAGGCAGGTTCCTTTGATCAGGCAGCAAATTAGGCAGGGTCGCTCTTCACAGTTTGTGCACATGGGTCCTACAGTTAATTTCATCAGATAAATGCATTGTATCATCTAACAAGGAGCAACAATTCATTAATTTGTGAACTTGTTTTACTCTGTAAGGGCTCTGTAATTAGGGAATAGTACATTGGTAACACATTTGtatccattttattttaaagctacTTACTTTGACTTTACACAGTCATCATCCCACAGCACAATGACCTGCCCCTTTGTGAGAGGGATCAAACGAACACCAGTCACCTGTCCAAAGACACAAGCCCATGTAAGAAAACTGTCCAAGCTAATCAGCCAGGCCAAAATTCTGTGTTCATCTTTCCTTACTAAttatttgctttggtttttttccattcagattacagtaatttcacaactataaggcgcacccttttgactaaaattttcccttgaacccggaagtgcgccttaaagtccggtgcgccttatctgatgtacaaagttgcgaaatttgccaaaccggaagcgtgagctgtgagctgtgggggaagccggaagtgccatggcagccagctggaggcgggcccaggggcccatggctccgcccctgccaggtgaaggcgggctagggggcccgcagcaccgcccctcccgggtccaggcagtcctgggggctaatggctgccgggttgaggtggggcctcgtCCAGAAACcatgtggggggagctgggggcggagccccgctgccaaaaaaaagtgcgccttatagtccggtgcgccttatctgatctacaaagttgcgaattttgccgactccccaggggtgcgccttatagtccagtgcaccttatggtcgtgaaattactgtaaatgcaaaaacaaaattcttGGCTCTGTAACTTTTTGCAGCCTATGTCTCCCACTCATCAACCTTGCAGAGGACCTTCAGAGGCTCTGGGTACCACTATTAACATGGGTAAGACTGAATGCGCAGATACAGATGTCTAATATGGCAGCCATGATTCCACTTTAGCTTTAGCTGTCAATTATCACCTGGAGAGATGCTGTCAATCCTTGTAGCATACTATGTGATTTTTAAAGGGATACTGCCCTTTTCAGTACTGCATTACTAATTTCCCATGATGGGAACTTCCATTCACTTCAGTGATGGCTCCTATCACTTGCTATGTAGTACTTTATCTTGAGTTATATCTTTGAGAGCCTTCTCATCAAATGAGGGAAGAATTGTTTATTTACTAATGCTTACATGGtacttttaacaaaaaattaacTCAAATGGTCTTCTAAGATTTCAGGCAGGAAGAACTTTCAGTTTTAATGTGTCTGATGGTAGAATACAACACATACTTGATCAGGAGCTGATCTGGGTCTTGCACAGATGTGGATAAGAAAGACTGAGGGAATGGGAAAGTCTTGCTTCAGTGTCAGGATGCCGGCTtcaggaaatgggaatgggcCTGTTACCAGAGGGTCCTGCGGAGCCAAAGAGTAGTGTTGTGAAAAATCATTCATTACAGCACCTAAAGCACTGCTAAACCAGTGTAAAGTGCCTGTGAGTAATTTAGAGTTCTAAACTTTAGGACTCTAAATTTTCAAGAGGGTTGATATTGCTAATGCTTACAGACTCACTGGGAGTCTTTATACTCAcctgttttccagctcttcaGGAAACAGAGGGTTTGTCCATTTCACAAATTGGGTTGGCCACAAATGCCCTAAAGCACAATCTTAGGTCACTTCTGTAACCTCCCATGGATGCCTTTCAGGCTAGAGGTCATTACAAACCATGGCCCCATCTCTTCTCTGCAGAAGAAGAGATGCTCTGCTCTTGTGCAGAGCAAGCTACTGCGAGCTATGACAGCTATACAGCTGGTCTCTGGGTATACCAGATAGCCAAGAGCACCTAAAACCTTGCTGCTTCCCTTTTCAAGGAAGAGCTGATGTCTCCTACAATATAAAACAAGCCTTAGAAATAGTCAGTTATGGTGACTGGAAAGAGAAGACACAGTACTGTATAGCAAAGTCAGAAAGTAAGTACTATCTATGGgctctgaagagaaaaaagatgacTTCCTTTTTCTAACCTCGGAGTCTGAATGCACAGGGGAAACTATGGAGGTGGAAGCTGAAGTGAGGCTGCTCACATATGCTCACATACAGTAAGTAATCTCCACATGGCTTTCATCCATAGGGAGAAGGGGAATTCTCAGACAAGACTTACTCCTTAATTACCTCTACGGTGCATTCAGCACTAGTAAGGATGAGGGAAAACTGTTGGCCTCCCTGTGAGCCCCTCACAGTTTTCTGAACTTGCACTGGGTAGTTTTCACCTCAGGGAGGTGTTTGTTTTCTATTAGTAAGGAGGTTCATTTCAACTCTCTAATGCAGCAATTTCGCCATTATGTAATACACAAAGGGCCATGTGATTTACTTGGGGAGATGGAACAGAAAGAATCTCAAAGCTCATTGAAGATTCAGAGAGAAGACAGAACTTACCCACGAGTAACTGTGCCTCCTTATTTTATGGGTAGGCCCAGAGGAAAGAGGCTGTGTAAGTAGTGTACGAGCTACACTTTTCTGCAGGACTGCAAGTGAATTTTTGTGTGTATAAGAAAAGTGAATGACTGTGGGCTAAGGAAATTTTGACTACGGGCCTGATTTCTTGTCTTTTTCACAAGTACTTTACCCATACAACAATTCAAACTAACACGTAATCATACCTCAGCATCCCTTATTTGCTGGAACTGCTCTGGAGAAGGAAAGTCAGGGCTTCCTAGGTTTTTCCACTTCAGATAGGGATTGGTTTGGTTGTTATCCATGTAATATGTCACATACACCAGTTCTATAGGAACATAAAAGAAAGTAAACTTGGATTCAAAGATTAACAAGAATAAATATAACAGCTGTGTAAATCTACCTTTTCAAATGTGATTTCAACACTTTGGAGCCTGACTTCTACTGGAAAGTCCCATGGCTAGTACTCTCATGAGGCTCAACAATTTACATTTGCCAAGTTTGCATTTCAAACTATTACTTCCACAACAGAACTAAAATCCCCTTTTAGCAGAGGTGCTGCATGCATTTGTTGGGTAACTGCATCAGCTGTGCAATTGTGTGTTCACGTTGGCTGTCTTGGAGTCATCTCATTAAGGGAATTGTTGCCTGGCAATATCCAGCCTAGTACACTGAGATCAATAGCTTTCCAAAAAGATAGCACTTGGCAATCGCCATTAAAGGCAGGGTCAATGTATGCATTAGGAATAAACCTTTCAAAGAAGAACACCATTATACCTCAGAAACTGTAGGAGTGCATAAAAGATGAGAGAGGAAGTCAGGAAATTTAATTCACTCTTGCAATGAAAGGCAACTCAGTACAAGTTTTCCAGTTGATATTCTGTCTTAAGGATCACTTAACATGAGGTGTCTACATCATATTTGTTTACCTTTAAGTTTGGGGAAGTGGGTGGCATTCATTGTGACAGTGCTGGTGTTGGATGAAGTCCTGTTATCCTCACTTGAATACATCAGTACTGTAGCTTGCCAGCTGTCTGAGGGCTGTGCTTCAATTGGGGTGTGCACAGCTGCGAGCACGCCAACTGTGCCATTTTGAGCGCTTTCATCTCCACTGATCTTCACCTCTGCAAAAATCTGCTcttctcctttaaaaaacatGACAAGTGTAAGCATCACGGTTAGTCAGTCCTGTGTCAGAACCTGCAGGGTCAAAGCATGCAAATAGATTGAGCTCTGCCTTATTTTACCATTTACAGCCTTCAGTCAGGCTTATTTTACAACAGCAGAGTACGTACATATGACAGCAGTTCTTACGCTTAGCAGTTCAGCTAGCAACATGCAAACAGGTGACAGTGAATGAGGCTCTCCCTGTAAAATGCTGCATGAGTCTTTCAGCTGCAGGGATTTCTTacagacagctgcagcacaatGGGATGTACCCCTTGCATCACAAGAGGGAAGTACCAGtcaacaaaaaaaagagtggtTGGCACACAGAGAGTATAAACAAAGCAGTAAGTTAAATCAAATGGATAACAGACTCTCAGGAATGTTTTCTGAGCTATCAATCTCTCTgaggaaatgaaatttcattttcttaacaCAGATAGTAAACAGTGAGTAGGAGAACTCATGCTTTTATGAATACTGAGAGGGCTGGAACAATCTTTCTTAGGCTGGAAGGTCAAAAGAAAGGTAGGAAGGGTTATTGATGTGCTCTTTAATCAGTGGTTACTATACCTAGCAGTGCCAGCAAGCCCATGGCAGTCAGCACTGGTTTCCGCACCATCTGGACATGAGGTGGATTTGTATTGTTCATCTGAAAACGTGCTGTCAGAGTCCGCTGGGTGAAGTAATGGGGGTAGTAGCTCAAGAAGGCATTGTCATTACTCAGCAGCGAGTAGTTGATGGTATTGTTGGCTTTGGAAATGAGCAGATTTTGGTGTTGGATGATTACCTGCAAAGTCATAGGAGAAAATTAACCTTCATCTTGGAGAAAAAACATGCAGtccctgtatttttattaaatcttcaCAGCCTTCTGTAAAGAACTGTCACTCTGCCTTTTAgcaaagactgaagaaaataagTGTCCATTGTAAGTCTTGGAAAAACTGTTCGTCATACTTTAACCACTGTAAAATCTGAAGTACCTGCACAGTTTTGCCAGTAGTGAGTCTCTGAAATAATTATTGCTAGTACTCTTCATAAATAATGAACATATTTCCTTGTCTACTGCACTACAAATTATGCTCCTCTGTGTTGAATACTTAATCAGTAATCAGGATTTACTATCTGAATTAAATCTAAATGGCTCTCCAAATCTGGAGTTACTTTGTACCCACTACATCAGAGTCTGTGAGCTGATCCTGGATTCTGTTTCTCAATTagtcatttttcccttttggcgCTAACTAGGATTGAATTTCCTTGGTGTTTCACTGGTTGCGGTGCTGGTCTCCTGCAAAACATCAAAGTTCCTAAGTTCTCTGTTTATTACATTGTGCCTGAATTAAGCAGAACTTCAGAAGGCTGACAACTGAACAGTCTCACAGTTGTGTCCCTGAGGAAACACAGTGCTTCAGCTCCTATACAACCAAGAGTTAATTCTCTACTGGATGtgtctttctttctcccttcatATCACTACATCATTATAAACACTGTTATTTTGTCTTGCAAACTCTCTGTGATGCAATCAATGACTTGTTGCCTTAGAGAAAACTGCTTGTATATGCAGTCTCAGGGAACTGGGAGCCTTTGTCTCCTCAGGAGTAACTGATAAGATGCATCTTTTTTCTGGGTACATACATGCTCCTGTGTTTAGCAATTCTTCCTTTGCATAAGATCACTTGGATTCTATGTGGTGTTTAAAGTAGGGGCTCACAAAGCACCAGGCCTGCAGTGGAAATTATTGCTATGCAGGGGAAGAGCTGATTTTGTTCTGGAGCCAGGGTGCAATTACTGCAGAGGCGGGAATGTTGAGCattctcttctccttctgcttttctggtcaACATCAGTAATTACTAGCAGTAATTAATAAGATCATATGTACAGCCAGTATCCCAAACCAAAGAATGGACTAAGTTGAAAGCTCACGGAACATCTTTATTATACCTGGTATCTTTTGATAAGATATACTtaggaaggagctgggaaataATTCTCACATACGTGAGAACTGCCAGCAGTATTGACACCAAAGCGGTAGTATTACACACAGAGGGCATGTGTGGGAGTAATCTCATCAGATGGGGGGCTGTATACATTCTCCAACTCAGTTCTCTAGCACTTCTCTGACAATTCTCAGTTTGGTtctgggttggattttttttttttaagggaagatgaagaaaactaatacaaattaaattaagCTACTAAAACCAGACTATTCAGGAAAACCCCCACTGTATCAGCAAGGAGATCTCCTTTTTTTGTGATCTATTAGTCTGAGTAGCGGCTTAAAAATTCACTGTTACTTTTTCAACTGCATTAACACATCAGGGGACAGTACTGTGCCAAAACTACCAATAAACTGTTACCTTTACAACCATAGCTGCATAGGTCACATCAGCTCGCCAGAGTTGTGGAACTGACCATCCAACCATTGGATCTGCTTCATCATTATATACggcaacagaagaaaaatttggaaagagCTTCTGAATTTGCTCAACTGCTTCTATTTCTTGTTGCAAGATGTAGAGAGAAT is part of the Catharus ustulatus isolate bCatUst1 chromosome Z, bCatUst1.pri.v2, whole genome shotgun sequence genome and harbors:
- the IDUA gene encoding alpha-L-iduronidase isoform X1, yielding MGPLLWLLLVPLGAGSAAYEVYVDARRAERPLQHFWRSTGFCPPLPHRRADLYDLSKDQELNLAYISSVPHGGIEQVRIHWLLELVALSVVNGKVNYNFTALDNFMDRLWENKLIPGFELMGNPSGYFLDFEDKEHVVQWRNLITVLARRYIDRYGLEHVAKWNFETWNEPDHHDFDNVTMTVKGFLNYYDACSEGLRAASPFLKFGGPGDSFHPLPKSPMCWSLLCHCYNGTNFFTGETGVRLDYISLHKKGGGNSLYILQQEIEAVEQIQKLFPNFSSVAVYNDEADPMVGWSVPQLWRADVTYAAMVVKVIIQHQNLLISKANNTINYSLLSNDNAFLSYYPHYFTQRTLTARFQMNNTNPPHVQMVRKPVLTAMGLLALLGEEQIFAEVKISGDESAQNGTVGVLAAVHTPIEAQPSDSWQATVLMYSSEDNRTSSNTSTVTMNATHFPKLKELVYVTYYMDNNQTNPYLKWKNLGSPDFPSPEQFQQIRDAEDPLVTGPFPFPEAGILTLKQDFPIPSVFLIHICARPRSAPDQVTGVRLIPLTKGQVIVLWDDDCVKSKCIKTFEVEFSLDGKAYHRINAKDTIFTLWVYSPGSSVSGFYRVRAVDYWGKAGLSSLPVGYVEAFK
- the IDUA gene encoding alpha-L-iduronidase isoform X2 — encoded protein: MDRLWENKLIPGFELMGNPSGYFLDFEDKEHVVQWRNLITVLARRYIDRYGLEHVAKWNFETWNEPDHHDFDNVTMTVKGFLNYYDACSEGLRAASPFLKFGGPGDSFHPLPKSPMCWSLLCHCYNGTNFFTGETGVRLDYISLHKKGGGNSLYILQQEIEAVEQIQKLFPNFSSVAVYNDEADPMVGWSVPQLWRADVTYAAMVVKVIIQHQNLLISKANNTINYSLLSNDNAFLSYYPHYFTQRTLTARFQMNNTNPPHVQMVRKPVLTAMGLLALLGEEQIFAEVKISGDESAQNGTVGVLAAVHTPIEAQPSDSWQATVLMYSSEDNRTSSNTSTVTMNATHFPKLKELVYVTYYMDNNQTNPYLKWKNLGSPDFPSPEQFQQIRDAEDPLVTGPFPFPEAGILTLKQDFPIPSVFLIHICARPRSAPDQVTGVRLIPLTKGQVIVLWDDDCVKSKCIKTFEVEFSLDGKAYHRINAKDTIFTLWVYSPGSSVSGFYRVRAVDYWGKAGLSSLPVGYVEAFK